The following coding sequences lie in one Heyndrickxia oleronia genomic window:
- the sucC gene encoding ADP-forming succinate--CoA ligase subunit beta, with product MNIHEYQGKEILRKYGVAVPNGKVAFTVEEAVEAAKELGTDVCVVKAQIHAGGRGKAGGVKVAKNLDEVRTYANEILGKTLVTHQTGPEGKEVKRLLIEEGCDIQKEYYVGLVLDRATSRVVLMASEEGGTEIEEVAEKTPEKIFKETIDPVVGLTAFQARRIAFNINIPAALVNKAVKFMMGLYTAYVEKDCSIAEINPLVVTGDGNVMALDAKLNFDSNALYRQKDIVEYRDLEEEDPKEIEASKYDLSYIALDGKIGCMVNGAGLAMATMDIIKHYGGDPANFLDVGGGATAEKVTEAFKIILSDKNVKGIFVNIFGGIMKCDIIAEGVVEATKQVGLELPLVVRLEGTNVELGKKILNESGLNIVAAESMADGAQKIVELVG from the coding sequence ATGAATATCCATGAGTATCAAGGTAAAGAAATCCTCAGAAAATACGGGGTAGCGGTACCAAATGGGAAAGTAGCCTTCACTGTTGAAGAAGCGGTAGAAGCTGCGAAAGAATTAGGTACAGATGTTTGTGTTGTTAAGGCTCAAATTCATGCTGGTGGTCGTGGTAAAGCTGGCGGTGTTAAAGTCGCTAAAAACTTGGATGAAGTCCGTACATATGCGAACGAAATTTTAGGAAAAACTTTAGTTACACACCAAACAGGTCCAGAAGGTAAAGAAGTTAAGCGCCTTCTTATTGAAGAAGGTTGTGATATTCAAAAAGAATATTACGTTGGACTTGTATTAGATCGTGCTACTTCACGTGTTGTCTTAATGGCATCTGAAGAAGGCGGTACTGAAATTGAAGAGGTTGCTGAAAAGACACCTGAAAAAATCTTCAAGGAAACAATTGACCCAGTTGTTGGTTTAACAGCATTCCAAGCTCGTCGTATTGCATTCAATATCAATATTCCTGCAGCTCTAGTAAATAAAGCAGTGAAATTCATGATGGGTCTGTATACTGCATATGTTGAAAAAGATTGTTCAATTGCAGAAATCAACCCACTTGTAGTTACTGGTGACGGTAATGTCATGGCACTTGATGCAAAATTAAACTTTGATTCAAATGCTTTATACCGTCAAAAAGATATCGTTGAATATCGCGATTTAGAAGAAGAAGATCCAAAGGAAATCGAAGCTTCTAAGTACGATCTTAGCTATATTGCGTTAGATGGAAAAATTGGATGTATGGTAAACGGTGCAGGTCTTGCAATGGCGACAATGGATATTATCAAGCATTATGGTGGAGATCCAGCCAACTTCCTTGATGTTGGGGGCGGCGCGACTGCAGAAAAAGTAACAGAAGCATTCAAAATCATTCTTTCCGATAAAAATGTAAAGGGTATCTTCGTTAATATCTTCGGTGGTATTATGAAATGCGATATTATCGCAGAAGGTGTTGTGGAGGCGACAAAACAAGTTGGACTTGAATTGCCTTTAGTTGTTCGTTTAGAAGGAACAAATGTGGAATTAGGTAAGAAGATTTTAAATGAATCTGGACTTAATATCGTTGCTGCTGAATCAATGGCAGACGGAGCACAAAAAATCGTAGAATTAGTAGGCTAA
- a CDS encoding EscU/YscU/HrcU family type III secretion system export apparatus switch protein encodes MKQNYERKQAIALQYQSDKQKAPTVIAKGKGLIADQIIDTAKEKQIPIQEDRNLVELLGQLNINESIPEELYEAVAEVFAFIYRLDREKKESN; translated from the coding sequence ATGAAGCAAAATTATGAAAGAAAACAAGCAATCGCACTGCAATATCAGTCAGATAAGCAAAAAGCACCAACCGTAATTGCGAAAGGAAAGGGGCTCATTGCTGATCAAATTATCGATACTGCGAAGGAAAAACAAATCCCTATTCAAGAGGATCGTAACTTAGTAGAATTACTAGGTCAATTAAATATTAATGAAAGTATCCCAGAAGAATTATATGAAGCGGTTGCCGAAGTATTTGCATTTATTTATCGTTTAGATCGTGAGAAAAAGGAATCAAACTAA
- the dprA gene encoding DNA-processing protein DprA, protein MIHLFDPDYPYLLKQCYNPPLALYAIGNVSLLNSPCVAIVGSRKGNIYGRKAIEQILPTLIKKKITIISGLAKGIDTMAHEMTILHGGKTICVLGSGFFHIYPQENRRLAENMKKEHLLLSEYPPNTKPQRWHFPMRNRIISGLSKGIVVIQAEEKSGSLITADFALQENREVFAIPGSVVDPLSKGTNFLIQQGAKLVLTGDDILEEIY, encoded by the coding sequence ATTATCCACCTATTTGACCCTGATTACCCCTACTTATTAAAGCAATGCTATAATCCTCCTCTTGCCCTGTATGCGATCGGCAATGTTTCACTCTTGAATTCACCTTGCGTTGCTATTGTTGGCTCTAGAAAAGGCAATATATATGGTAGAAAAGCGATTGAACAAATTCTTCCGACTCTTATTAAGAAAAAGATCACAATCATTAGTGGATTAGCAAAAGGGATAGATACGATGGCACATGAAATGACCATTTTGCATGGAGGAAAAACAATTTGTGTTCTTGGAAGTGGTTTTTTTCATATATATCCGCAGGAAAACAGACGCCTTGCAGAGAATATGAAAAAGGAACACCTTCTTTTGTCTGAATATCCTCCAAATACAAAACCACAGAGATGGCATTTTCCAATGAGAAATAGAATTATTAGTGGATTGTCGAAAGGAATTGTTGTCATTCAAGCAGAAGAAAAAAGCGGTTCATTAATAACGGCTGATTTTGCACTTCAAGAGAATAGAGAGGTTTTTGCTATCCCTGGAAGTGTCGTAGACCCGTTATCAAAAGGTACCAATTTTCTCATACAACAGGGAGCTAAACTTGTTTTAACGGGTGATGATATTTTGGAAGAAATATATTAG
- the xerC gene encoding tyrosine recombinase XerC, with product MNENLEACLYAFMEYIQIERNYSEYTVKFYRQDIEHFYLFMNEQGITELGNVEYFDARLYLTTLFEKEYSRPSLARKISSLRSFYKFLMREQIVKENPFVFLSQAKRQLKIPKFFYEEEMEKLFQACEGDSALDVRNLALLEILYATGIRVSECASIQLKDINLEFDTILVRGKGKKERIVLFGDFANKALCNYIDHSRHKLMKNKDNHEYLFVNFRGTPLTERGIRYILNDLINKAALTGKMHPHMLRHTFATHLLNHGADLRTVQELLGHENLSSTQIYTHVTKEHLRKTYLSHHPRA from the coding sequence ATGAATGAAAATTTAGAAGCTTGTCTTTATGCTTTTATGGAGTATATTCAAATAGAAAGAAACTATTCAGAGTATACGGTTAAGTTTTATCGGCAAGACATTGAGCACTTTTATTTGTTCATGAATGAACAAGGTATAACAGAACTTGGGAATGTTGAATATTTTGATGCCCGCCTGTATTTAACAACACTTTTTGAAAAAGAATACAGCAGGCCTAGCTTGGCTCGGAAAATTTCAAGTTTGCGGAGCTTTTATAAATTTTTAATGAGGGAACAAATAGTTAAAGAAAATCCATTTGTTTTCCTTTCCCAGGCAAAACGACAATTAAAAATACCGAAATTCTTTTATGAAGAAGAGATGGAAAAGTTATTTCAAGCCTGTGAAGGTGATTCAGCTTTAGATGTAAGAAATCTGGCATTACTTGAGATACTATATGCAACGGGAATCCGTGTCAGTGAATGTGCGAGTATTCAATTGAAAGATATTAATCTTGAGTTTGATACGATACTGGTTAGGGGTAAAGGGAAGAAAGAGAGAATTGTGTTATTTGGAGATTTCGCGAATAAAGCATTATGCAATTACATAGATCATTCAAGGCATAAGCTAATGAAAAATAAAGATAACCATGAGTATCTCTTTGTTAATTTTCGGGGCACCCCCTTAACAGAAAGAGGCATAAGATACATTTTAAATGATTTAATCAATAAAGCTGCATTAACTGGAAAAATGCATCCACATATGTTAAGACATACATTTGCAACACATTTATTAAATCACGGGGCAGATTTGAGAACTGTGCAGGAACTTTTAGGACATGAAAATTTGTCTTCTACACAAATATATACCCATGTCACAAAAGAGCATTTGCGAAAAACCTATTTGTCTCACCATCCAAGAGCTTAA
- the codY gene encoding GTP-sensing pleiotropic transcriptional regulator CodY, whose product MNLLDKTRKINAMLQKAAGKPVNFKEMSQTLSDVIEANIFVVSRRGKLLGFAINQLVENERMTKMLEDRQFPEEYTNSLFNINETSSNLDVNSEYTAFPVENKELFQSGLTTIVPIIGGGERLGTLILARLQEKFHDDDLILAEYGATVVGMEILREKSEEIEEEARSKAVVQMAISSLSYSELEAIEHIFEELNGKEGLLVASKIADRVGITRSVIVNALRKLESAGVIESRSLGMKGTYIKVLNDKFLVELEKLKSN is encoded by the coding sequence ATGAATTTATTAGACAAAACAAGAAAAATTAACGCGATGCTTCAAAAAGCAGCAGGTAAACCAGTGAATTTTAAAGAAATGTCTCAAACATTAAGTGACGTGATTGAGGCGAATATTTTTGTAGTTAGTCGTCGTGGAAAATTATTAGGATTTGCAATTAACCAATTAGTTGAAAATGAGCGTATGACAAAAATGTTAGAAGATCGTCAATTCCCTGAAGAATATACAAATAGCTTATTTAATATTAATGAAACTTCTTCTAATTTGGATGTAAATAGTGAATATACAGCATTCCCTGTTGAGAATAAGGAATTATTCCAAAGCGGTTTAACAACAATTGTTCCAATTATTGGTGGAGGAGAAAGATTAGGTACATTAATTCTTGCTCGCTTACAAGAAAAATTCCATGATGACGATTTAATTTTAGCTGAGTATGGAGCGACTGTAGTAGGAATGGAAATTCTTCGTGAAAAATCAGAAGAAATAGAAGAAGAAGCAAGAAGCAAAGCAGTTGTACAGATGGCAATTAGTTCACTATCTTACAGTGAGTTAGAAGCTATTGAGCATATTTTTGAAGAGCTAAATGGTAAAGAGGGCTTGCTAGTTGCTTCTAAAATTGCGGATCGCGTAGGAATTACCCGTTCCGTAATCGTTAACGCTTTACGTAAGCTTGAAAGTGCTGGTGTAATTGAATCTAGATCACTCGGAATGAAGGGAACATATATTAAAGTATTAAATGACAAATTCCTTGTTGAATTAGAAAAATTAAAATCTAATTAA
- the hslU gene encoding HslU--HslV peptidase ATPase subunit — protein MNKAMSLTPRQIVDRLDQYIVGQKDAKRAVAVALRNRYRRSLLDDKLKDEIIPKNILMIGPTGVGKTEIARRMAKLVGAPFVKIEATKFTEVGYVGRDVESMVRDLVETSVRIVKEEKVAQVKGRAEENANRRLLNLLVPSKKKSSGTKNPFEMIFGSNNQTDDHEEEQAEDVSMKEKRKIIEEKLANGELEQEIVTVEIEEQQPSMFDMLQGSGMEQMGMNMQDAFSNLIPKKQKKRKLTVKEARIVLTNDEAQKLIDMDEVTQEAVVRAEQAGIIFIDEIDKIVSKSNGSSSADVSREGVQRDILPIVEGSTVVTKYGSVKTDHILFIAAGAFHMAKPSELIPELQGRFPIRVELGKLTVEDFVKILIEPDNALTKQYIALLETEGIQIEFSDDAIVRIAEIAYEVNQHTDNIGARRLHTILEKLLEDLSFEAPDITLERISITPQYVDEKLSAISQNKDLSQFIL, from the coding sequence ATGAATAAAGCGATGAGTTTAACCCCAAGGCAAATTGTAGATCGACTTGATCAATATATTGTAGGTCAAAAAGATGCAAAAAGAGCTGTAGCTGTTGCATTAAGGAATCGATATCGTCGAAGTTTATTAGATGATAAATTAAAGGATGAGATTATTCCGAAAAATATATTAATGATCGGACCTACTGGTGTAGGGAAGACGGAGATTGCTAGACGTATGGCCAAATTGGTCGGTGCCCCTTTTGTTAAAATCGAGGCTACAAAATTTACTGAGGTTGGTTATGTTGGTCGTGATGTCGAATCTATGGTAAGGGACTTAGTTGAAACGTCTGTTCGTATTGTCAAAGAAGAAAAAGTCGCTCAAGTAAAAGGAAGAGCGGAAGAGAATGCAAATCGCAGGCTATTAAATTTACTTGTTCCATCAAAAAAGAAATCTTCAGGTACAAAAAATCCGTTTGAGATGATTTTTGGCAGTAATAATCAAACAGATGATCATGAAGAGGAACAAGCTGAAGATGTTTCAATGAAGGAAAAACGTAAGATAATTGAAGAAAAATTAGCAAATGGTGAATTAGAACAAGAGATAGTAACAGTGGAAATTGAAGAGCAGCAACCATCTATGTTTGATATGCTTCAAGGTTCTGGTATGGAGCAGATGGGGATGAATATGCAGGATGCATTTAGTAATTTAATCCCTAAGAAACAGAAAAAGCGTAAGCTTACTGTTAAGGAAGCACGAATCGTATTAACGAATGATGAGGCTCAGAAGTTAATTGATATGGATGAGGTTACTCAGGAAGCAGTTGTACGTGCAGAACAAGCAGGTATTATTTTTATTGATGAAATCGATAAAATAGTTAGCAAAAGTAATGGTTCTTCTTCAGCTGATGTTTCTAGAGAAGGAGTGCAAAGAGATATTCTTCCAATTGTAGAAGGTTCTACAGTTGTAACAAAATATGGTTCCGTTAAAACAGATCATATTCTTTTTATTGCTGCTGGTGCCTTTCATATGGCGAAGCCATCTGAATTAATTCCTGAATTACAGGGACGTTTTCCAATCCGTGTAGAACTAGGGAAATTAACTGTTGAAGATTTTGTAAAAATATTAATTGAACCGGATAATGCTTTAACTAAGCAATATATTGCATTATTAGAAACTGAAGGTATACAAATTGAATTTTCTGACGATGCTATTGTTAGAATAGCTGAAATTGCTTACGAAGTTAATCAACATACTGATAATATTGGGGCGAGACGGCTGCATACGATTTTGGAAAAGCTTCTTGAAGATCTATCCTTTGAAGCACCAGACATCACATTAGAACGGATTAGTATAACCCCGCAGTATGTGGATGAAAAGCTAAGTGCCATTTCACAAAATAAAGATCTAAGTCAGTTTATCCTTTAG
- the hslV gene encoding ATP-dependent protease subunit HslV: protein MGDFHATTIFAIQHKGKSAMAGDGQVTFGNAVVMKHTAKKVRKLFNGKVLAGFAGSVADAFTLSEMFEGKLQEFNGNLTRAAVELAKQWRSDKVLRKLEAMLIVMDAQQILLISGTGEVIEPDDGILAIGSGGNYALSAGRALKQHAGEILTAKEIAKASLDIAADICVYTNTNIIVEEL from the coding sequence ATGGGAGATTTTCATGCCACAACGATATTTGCTATTCAGCATAAAGGAAAAAGCGCAATGGCTGGAGATGGTCAAGTAACCTTTGGAAATGCGGTTGTAATGAAACATACAGCTAAAAAGGTTAGAAAATTATTTAATGGTAAAGTGCTTGCTGGCTTTGCTGGTTCGGTTGCAGATGCTTTTACATTATCTGAAATGTTTGAAGGAAAGCTCCAGGAGTTTAACGGTAATTTAACTCGAGCTGCTGTAGAACTTGCTAAACAATGGAGAAGCGATAAGGTTTTACGTAAACTCGAAGCAATGCTGATCGTGATGGACGCACAGCAAATTCTTTTAATCTCAGGTACTGGGGAAGTGATTGAACCTGATGATGGGATCTTAGCAATCGGTTCCGGAGGTAATTATGCACTTTCAGCAGGGAGAGCATTAAAGCAGCATGCTGGAGAAATTTTGACTGCTAAAGAAATTGCTAAGGCCTCTTTGGATATTGCAGCCGACATTTGTGTATATACGAATACAAATATTATTGTGGAAGAGCTATGA
- a CDS encoding prenyltransferase/squalene oxidase repeat-containing protein: MGVNVEGQINELINKLISEQAEDGSWKYPFETGILTDCCMIILLRTLQLEEDEDLIKSLTRRILNEQYEDGAWRLFLDEERGNISLTVSSYYALQISGYIDRDNPNLLQAKKFIIENGGIESVNMFTNVLLSLTGQKEWEVLFPIPVEAVLLPKSFPVNFFDISVFGRANIAPLLILADSKFVIKPLSSPKLNDLFIGESKNRKEEEMEETRSIIDFIEHGIKEIEEWHNDLHGKAIEYLEDYMIQHTEADGTLYSYFSATFYMIYAFLARGKSKNDPKIIKAISGLKSMICVINGNYHCQYTTANVWNTSLLSDAIQNAGVPTSHPTIIKATEYLLKRQHNKFGDWKIHSPRTLPGGWGFSNINTINPDIDDTSASLRSLSRLIHTQPIYQQSWNRGIQWILSMQNDDGGWASFERNVDNPLLNFLPYGEGLLMDASSTDLTGRTLEFLGMYTDIRKDHPQIKKATKWLFTRQNKEGSWDSRWGIYFIYGTWTAVLGLLAVNIGSDHPAIIRAKNWLTRIQNADGGWGESCRSDIAKKYVALKKSTLTHTAWALDALITISDKETPTIRKGINFLINEADIKERDNAYPVGQGLGGQFYIHYHSYQYVWPLITLVKYNKKFKHK; the protein is encoded by the coding sequence TTGGGTGTTAATGTAGAAGGACAGATTAATGAGTTAATTAACAAATTAATTTCTGAACAAGCAGAGGATGGCTCATGGAAGTATCCCTTTGAAACAGGGATTCTTACAGATTGCTGTATGATTATTTTATTAAGAACCCTTCAATTAGAGGAAGATGAAGACCTCATAAAAAGCTTAACAAGAAGGATTTTGAATGAACAATATGAAGATGGAGCATGGAGATTATTTTTGGATGAGGAAAGAGGAAATATATCACTGACAGTAAGTTCCTATTATGCGTTACAAATATCTGGATACATTGATAGAGATAATCCAAATCTACTACAAGCAAAAAAATTCATTATTGAAAATGGTGGTATTGAATCTGTAAATATGTTCACGAATGTGTTATTATCTCTCACTGGACAAAAGGAGTGGGAAGTACTTTTTCCAATTCCTGTTGAAGCTGTATTACTTCCTAAAAGCTTTCCAGTGAATTTTTTTGATATTTCCGTATTTGGGAGGGCTAATATAGCCCCATTACTAATTCTTGCTGATTCTAAATTTGTTATAAAGCCTTTATCTTCACCAAAATTAAATGATCTTTTTATTGGGGAAAGTAAAAATAGGAAGGAAGAAGAAATGGAAGAAACTCGCTCAATTATCGATTTTATTGAACATGGAATAAAAGAAATTGAGGAATGGCACAACGATCTCCATGGAAAAGCTATTGAGTATTTGGAAGATTATATGATTCAGCATACAGAAGCGGATGGTACATTATATAGTTATTTTAGTGCTACTTTCTACATGATATATGCATTTTTGGCAAGGGGAAAAAGTAAAAATGATCCCAAAATTATAAAAGCGATTTCAGGATTGAAATCAATGATATGTGTAATAAATGGAAATTATCATTGTCAATATACAACGGCAAATGTCTGGAACACCTCTTTACTTTCAGATGCCATTCAAAATGCAGGTGTCCCAACTTCCCATCCCACTATTATTAAAGCAACCGAATATCTACTAAAAAGACAGCATAATAAATTTGGTGATTGGAAGATTCATTCTCCTAGGACTTTACCAGGTGGGTGGGGATTTTCAAATATTAATACGATCAATCCAGATATTGATGATACATCTGCTTCTCTTCGTTCACTTTCTAGATTGATCCATACTCAACCAATATACCAGCAATCCTGGAATCGAGGGATTCAGTGGATTTTATCCATGCAAAATGATGATGGCGGTTGGGCTTCATTTGAAAGAAATGTGGATAATCCACTGTTGAATTTTTTACCTTATGGTGAGGGACTATTAATGGATGCCTCATCAACAGACCTAACTGGACGAACCTTGGAATTTTTAGGAATGTACACAGATATTCGCAAGGATCATCCTCAAATAAAAAAAGCGACGAAATGGTTATTTACGCGTCAGAATAAAGAGGGATCTTGGGACAGCAGATGGGGAATATACTTTATTTATGGAACTTGGACCGCAGTTTTGGGCTTACTGGCAGTTAATATTGGTTCGGATCATCCAGCAATCATAAGAGCAAAAAATTGGTTAACTCGTATACAAAATGCTGATGGTGGCTGGGGTGAATCTTGTCGGAGTGATATCGCCAAAAAATATGTAGCGCTCAAGAAGAGTACATTGACACACACAGCATGGGCCTTAGATGCATTAATCACAATATCTGATAAGGAAACACCAACGATTCGAAAGGGGATAAACTTTTTAATCAATGAAGCCGATATTAAAGAGAGGGATAATGCTTATCCTGTGGGACAAGGTTTAGGTGGTCAGTTCTATATTCATTACCATAGTTATCAATATGTATGGCCACTTATCACTTTAGTAAAATATAATAAAAAATTTAAGCATAAATGA
- the sucD gene encoding succinate--CoA ligase subunit alpha yields the protein MSVFVNKDTKVIVQGITGKTALFHTKQMLEYGTKIVGGTSPGKGGTEVEGVPVFNTVSEAVKATGANASVIYVPAPFAADAILEAVDAELDLAICITEHIPVLDMVKVKRYMEGKKTRLVGPNCPGVITPEECKIGIMPGYIHTKGHVGVVSRSGTLTYEAVHQLSQAGIGQTTAVGIGGDPVNGTDFIDVLKAFNEDPETEAVIMIGEIGGTAEEEAAIWVKANMTKPVVGFIGGVTAPPGKRMGHAGAIISGGKGTAAEKIRVMNECGIKVAATPSVMGETLIEVLKEKGLYEKCKTH from the coding sequence GTGAGCGTATTTGTTAATAAAGATACAAAAGTAATCGTTCAAGGTATTACTGGTAAAACAGCTCTTTTCCATACAAAACAAATGCTTGAATACGGTACAAAAATCGTAGGTGGAACATCACCTGGTAAGGGTGGAACAGAAGTGGAAGGAGTACCAGTATTTAATACAGTTTCTGAAGCTGTGAAAGCAACTGGTGCAAATGCATCTGTTATCTATGTTCCTGCTCCTTTTGCTGCAGACGCAATTTTGGAAGCGGTTGATGCTGAATTAGATTTAGCTATTTGTATTACAGAGCATATTCCAGTATTGGATATGGTAAAGGTAAAACGCTATATGGAAGGCAAAAAGACTCGATTAGTTGGTCCTAACTGCCCAGGAGTGATTACACCTGAAGAATGTAAGATTGGTATAATGCCGGGTTATATTCATACAAAAGGTCATGTAGGAGTAGTATCCCGCTCTGGAACATTAACATATGAAGCTGTACATCAATTATCTCAAGCTGGTATTGGACAAACTACTGCAGTTGGGATTGGTGGAGATCCTGTAAATGGTACAGACTTTATCGATGTATTAAAAGCTTTTAATGAAGATCCAGAAACTGAAGCTGTAATAATGATTGGTGAAATTGGCGGTACAGCTGAGGAAGAAGCTGCTATTTGGGTGAAAGCCAATATGACTAAACCTGTTGTAGGCTTTATAGGTGGAGTAACTGCACCTCCAGGAAAACGTATGGGCCACGCTGGTGCAATTATTTCTGGTGGTAAGGGTACTGCTGCTGAAAAAATTCGTGTCATGAACGAATGTGGCATTAAAGTAGCTGCAACACCTTCTGTAATGGGTGAAACTTTAATTGAAGTTCTTAAAGAAAAAGGACTTTATGAAAAATGTAAAACTCACTAG
- the topA gene encoding type I DNA topoisomerase, with protein sequence MSEYLVIVESPAKAKTIERYLGKKYKVKASMGHIRDLPRSQMGVDTEHNFQPKYITIRGKGPVLKELKTAAKKAKKIYLAADPDREGEAIAWHLAHSLDLDIHSDCRVVFNEITKDAIKESFKHPRPINTDLVDAQQARRILDRLVGYNISPLLWKKVKKGLSAGRVQSVAVRLIIDRENEIKNFKPEEYWTIVADFKKGKENFQGSFYGVDGKKLSLHSEAEVKNILSKISGKEFTVNSVSKKERKRNPAPPFTTSSLQQEAARKLNFRAKKTMMLAQQLYEGIDLGKEGTVGLITYMRTDSTRISEIAQAEAFSYIESQYGKEYTRSEQRKDKKASNAQDAHEAIRPTSTLREPSSLKEYLSRDQLRLYKLIWERFVASQMSQAIMDTMSVDLLNGDVIFRANGSKLKFSGFMKVYVEGTDDQTEEKENFLPQMEKGDQVTSEEIDPKQHFTQPPPRYTEARLVKTLEELGIGRPSTYAPTLDTIQKRGYVALDNKRFIPTELGEIVLELIMEFFPEILDVEFTAKMESNLDEIEEGKIEWVKIIDEFYKGFHENLIKAEAEMEKVEIKDEEAGEDCENCGSPMVFKMGRYGKFMACSNFPDCRNTKPIVKEIGVTCPKCNEGNIIERKSKKKRIFYGCDRYPECDFLSWDKPIERKCPKCDHLLVEKKLKKGVQVQCTNCDYKEKTVE encoded by the coding sequence ATGTCAGAGTACTTGGTTATCGTGGAATCGCCAGCTAAGGCGAAAACGATTGAAAGATATTTAGGAAAAAAATATAAGGTTAAAGCATCTATGGGCCATATTCGGGATTTACCTAGAAGCCAAATGGGTGTGGATACAGAGCATAATTTTCAACCGAAATATATAACAATTAGAGGAAAAGGACCTGTCTTAAAAGAATTAAAGACAGCTGCTAAAAAAGCGAAGAAAATATATCTTGCAGCCGACCCCGATCGTGAAGGGGAAGCAATTGCATGGCATTTAGCACATAGCTTAGATTTGGATATTCACTCAGATTGCAGAGTTGTTTTTAATGAAATAACGAAAGATGCAATTAAAGAATCATTTAAACACCCTAGACCAATAAATACAGATTTAGTAGATGCCCAACAGGCAAGAAGGATATTGGATCGTTTAGTCGGTTATAATATAAGCCCTCTTTTATGGAAGAAAGTAAAAAAAGGTTTAAGTGCGGGGAGGGTACAATCAGTCGCCGTACGTTTAATTATTGATCGTGAGAATGAAATTAAAAACTTTAAACCCGAAGAATATTGGACGATTGTTGCTGATTTTAAAAAAGGAAAAGAAAATTTTCAGGGTTCTTTTTATGGAGTGGATGGTAAGAAATTATCCCTTCATTCCGAGGCTGAGGTGAAAAATATTCTTTCCAAAATTAGTGGGAAAGAATTTACCGTTAATTCTGTATCTAAAAAGGAAAGAAAACGGAACCCTGCACCTCCTTTCACTACATCATCCTTGCAGCAGGAAGCAGCACGTAAATTAAATTTTAGAGCGAAAAAAACAATGATGCTAGCGCAGCAGTTATACGAAGGAATTGATTTAGGAAAAGAAGGGACAGTTGGTTTAATTACCTATATGAGAACGGACTCAACCCGTATTTCAGAAATTGCCCAGGCAGAAGCGTTCTCTTATATTGAAAGCCAATATGGAAAAGAATATACCCGCTCCGAACAACGTAAGGATAAAAAAGCATCAAATGCACAAGATGCTCACGAAGCAATCCGTCCAACAAGTACATTGCGGGAACCAAGCTCATTAAAGGAATATTTAAGTCGTGATCAATTAAGGTTATATAAATTAATTTGGGAACGTTTCGTTGCAAGTCAAATGTCTCAGGCCATAATGGATACGATGAGTGTCGATTTATTGAATGGAGATGTTATTTTTAGAGCAAATGGATCTAAACTAAAATTTTCTGGATTTATGAAAGTGTATGTTGAAGGGACAGATGACCAAACAGAAGAAAAAGAGAATTTTCTCCCTCAAATGGAGAAAGGAGATCAAGTCACTTCTGAGGAAATTGATCCTAAACAGCATTTTACACAACCACCTCCAAGATATACAGAGGCACGTTTAGTGAAAACATTAGAAGAATTGGGCATAGGTCGCCCTTCAACCTACGCGCCAACTCTAGATACCATTCAAAAACGCGGTTACGTTGCCTTGGACAATAAACGATTTATTCCTACTGAATTAGGAGAAATTGTATTAGAGCTAATCATGGAATTTTTCCCGGAAATATTAGATGTCGAGTTCACTGCGAAAATGGAAAGTAATCTCGATGAGATAGAAGAGGGTAAAATTGAATGGGTTAAGATCATTGATGAATTTTACAAAGGATTCCATGAAAATCTTATAAAAGCCGAAGCTGAAATGGAAAAGGTTGAGATTAAGGATGAGGAAGCCGGTGAGGACTGTGAAAACTGTGGCAGTCCAATGGTGTTCAAAATGGGGCGTTATGGTAAGTTTATGGCTTGTAGTAATTTTCCCGACTGCAGAAATACAAAACCAATTGTAAAAGAGATTGGAGTTACATGTCCTAAATGTAATGAGGGAAATATTATTGAAAGAAAAAGTAAAAAGAAAAGAATATTCTACGGATGCGATAGATATCCGGAGTGTGATTTTCTATCTTGGGATAAACCGATTGAAAGAAAATGTCCTAAATGTGATCATTTATTAGTGGAGAAAAAGTTGAAGAAGGGTGTACAGGTTCAATGTACCAATTGTGATTATAAAGAAAAGACAGTTGAATAA